Below is a window of Littorina saxatilis isolate snail1 linkage group LG2, US_GU_Lsax_2.0, whole genome shotgun sequence DNA.
CCATTTCATTATTCAGAACGCAATTAAAATCACCAAACACTATGATCTCATCGCATTCAAAGCTTGTGATATTCTTTGTTTGTTATCAACCATTGTGTGTTAAGTAAAGATGGTTTTTCTAGTGTTTCTCCTTTTTATTGTTATGTTATTTGAAGCAGTTTCTCTCATTGTGAAAAAGTGACTTATTGTTAAATTGTTTGTTTTGGGCAGGAACTTCTTTCTTCTCtacaaataaaattaaaaacgtTGATACCAAGTCGCTTTGGCTTGTGCTTCTGTCCTACCCTTTCactaccaaccaaccaaccaaccaaccagtaaATAACAAAGCAACTGACTTGTATTAAATTGTCCAGCCCACTGAGGTAGCCGTCTTCGTGAGTGCCGATTTCCCATGAGGTTCGGTGGTCTAGGGTCAGACCGGTGTCCACTGGAAAAGTCTTTGCGAAGTCGATCATCCATGCATTACAACTGTCCTCGTCATACACGATAAGGAGAGAACTGCCAATGATCTATaggtgaaaaaaaagaaagaataagacaaaaacaaacacacaaaaacataggCAAAGGTTCACGTGTGCAGAGGCAATACAATCGTTCCATCTTGGACAATTTCAAAGGTGACAACAGAACACTGATGGATCAGCATGACCTGTATTTACCTGAACTGACAACTTACAATGAGCCCTTGAAGTTAAATACACCACATATGCGcacattgtttgtttattgaacgGTTTGTTGCCCGTTAAAGCAAGGTCAGGCAGGGAAAGGGTTAAAGTTGATAACACTAACTAACCGGTTTGATTTTTGTATCCTGCCATCTTTGAAGAAACAACATCCAAAGCTAAGTGATGTCCATTTCATTATCATTCTTGTGTACCGCAATTTTCGTCCACTTTCAAGTTTGATGGAGCCAAATTCTAGTGAACATTCTGTTTTGAttataattaaacattccataaactaacctttcttattatttgtttgtcttgAATAAAGAATGTTAGGATTCTGTTTAAGATTTGTCATTGGCTTGTGAAAAAAGAGGGGACTGTATGTAGCTCAGATCAATCTTTGACTACCCTGGATATTGTCCCCTGAAAGGTGTATGTCAGCAAGTCCAATGTGTCTTATCCAAGCCCCTCACTCAGTGCCCCCATGAACGGCCAAGCTATGTGAGCCCTCAGTCTAACTGCACACCTTCAACCTTTTACTTCTAATGAAAGAAACCAAGGTTGACTGAAGTGAGAATCTGatcttgtttgtatgtgttggcAGAGTATGAGGAACATAGCTTACAATTACAATAACTACTTCTTTAAACattagtttttgtgtgtaggaTTCTTACATGGGCGCTCTTCTTGCACATTTCTTTTTATATAAACAAGTTCACCATATTTTACAACTCACTATTACCAGCAGATGTCATCATGACAGTTTCTTTTCAAGAACTGAGGACCAAGGAAGCACAGTTGttatgagaagaaaaaaacccgacAAACTTTTCTTACACATCATAAGTTGTCATTTGTACTACcagattttgtttgttcattcaCCAGGCAGTGAAAAATATTGACTGTCTAGTGCATTTGATGTCCTCTTAGAAAGAGATTCAAAAAGTCACAGAAAGGGAGACAAGAAAACTTACTTCATGCCCTTTGAAGAATATTGAGTTCTCAAACTTGTCCCTGATTTCAATGAGTCTTGTTAACAAGGACTTCAGCGGGGACATCTGGCTCTTGAAAAAACTCAGCATCACCTCTGCTACCTGGAAAGGTATTTCAGAACTAAGTAAAGAAAGGGTATACAAGTTTAGAGTATGTTGACTTATAAAAGAAACCAATCACCGCTAACAACAGAAAGtgaagaaaaaattaacaacTTACAGTTTAAACCAATAATTGTTTATAGCAGCAGTTTAAACCTATAATTGTTTATAGCAACAGTTCAAACCTATAATTGTTTATAGCATACATAAATTACTCACCTGCTGTTCTTTCCGTTTTgtctttttcagatttgtgttgGGAGGTTGACCAGACATCtgaaatgatgatgataaaaatCAACTGATAATAATGTCTAAAATGCATACTCTGAACAGAACACCCGCAGACTTCAAACTTCCTCTCCCTTTACTGGTACATGTGCTCACACtttcacatacatacatactcacacTTTCTCTTCTGTCTGTTCTTCTCTCTAAAGGGTATTATTTAGTTTGATGTCCTGaactaaacaacaaaacaaaacaaaaaaacataaccAAATACTGACTTTCAAATAAAACATTTCCTTTCACAAACTTACTGAAAAAACTCCTTGCTGGGCAAATAAAACAAAGGATGGAgagttctgcccttcattggttGACTGATCTAACTGGATGTTTTCAATTAATTACTTCTGGAAGTTACCCATGACCACATtgcagtacagtagaacccccccccccccccccttttaagaccttaacaaatctgagaaaatcaggtctcaaaaaggagggggtcctaaattggggggtcttaaaaggggggttccactgtaacaagaCCACATCAAAGCCAGCAAGACGGCTCTCAGAAGCAACGTTTTTGGGTTTGTCTTGAGCCTGACACGAAATAAATGGTTACTGAAACGTCAGATAATGTCCATTGTCTTAATGAGAATGTTTTGAAGGAAAAACTTTTTACTCACCCGTATTTTTCTGAAGCCAAGGTCCGCAGTTGAATTTTCCTGTTCACGAAACTGGAAGGCAAAAAAGGAAGTTTAGAATACAAAGGTACAATAACACTTTTTTTCAGTCAATCAATAAGTTTGTCTTTAATATATTTCTGTTAATGGCCACACAAGGGTTGAAGAAAgtcactgttaaaagaaaaaaacaactacGACTGCCACtgcaaaaaagagagagagagagagagagagagagagagagagagagagagagagagagagagagagagagagagagagagagagagagagagagagagagagacagagacagagatgacAGTCTGACTAACCTGCATGTAACGTAACTTTGTGATggcttcttgtttcttctcttcctCAGTAGGAGCATCAGGGTCAATCATCACCATTTTATCATAAAGGTCTTTCCGCAAGACAGGATTTTTTACTTCCAGCTCCAGAAAAGTTCTGCAAAATAAGTGCCGTCCATTTcaatctttttatatttttataatgCTTAGTTTCCGTATTATTGGATTGCACTAGATGTTTccgaaatgttttttttacagcTGCGGAAAAGTAATGCACCCGTTCAGAGAGGCCCTGGCCTGATCATACAAAATCAGCAGGCCAGGAGTGCTAACATTTTACTACAACAGCAAACTAATAAGCCACTCAGCATGCACTAATGGCTTAGCAGAAATGACAACACTACTAATTACATAAACCAACTAGGCTGCTCTGGTTTAACCTTTACCGGATcacgcttttgactacacagtctggatgatgtgggttgtgtacgacccatactttctaaagaaggattcaaTGTAAAAGGTATGGGTCGCACACAACCCACATCATCCGattccgaatagggataaataCCGTAAAGTGCcttctttaattccatatgggtcgtccacg
It encodes the following:
- the LOC138959168 gene encoding inositol-trisphosphate 3-kinase homolog; its protein translation is MDNCKTAINTTLVQPCDNKLLDSFPPLLNASTELDLTAPPSDALLKNKKTAWIQVAGQPGTFAPAGPNTIWKKRMEKENHETKTYQALMGESLRDVVPKFYREIEYQGEYFIEMEDLLQRFSDPNIMDIKMGKRTFLELEVKNPVLRKDLYDKMVMIDPDAPTEEEKKQEAITKLRYMQFREQENSTADLGFRKIRMSGQPPNTNLKKTKRKEQQVAEVMLSFFKSQMSPLKSLLTRLIEIRDKFENSIFFKGHEIIGSSLLIVYDEDSCNAWMIDFAKTFPVDTGLTLDHRTSWEIGTHEDGYLSGLDNLIQIVQNIVDGKFGPDLGVANDNS